The genomic segment TAACACTCGCAATGACATTTATAGAGATTTGAGAGATGAAGTATTCAGTTGATACTCCTGTCCAGTATCTGAAAGGGGTAGGTCCTAGGATGGCTATTTTATTTAAGAAGCTTGGAATAGAGAAAACAGAGGACCTATTAACCCTCATCCCTCGTGGATATGTTAGGAAATCTTTTATAAAGGATTTAAGATTAGGTGAAGATGCATGTGTTTTGGGCAGGATTATTGAGACAGGTAATAGAATTACGAGTAAGGGTAAGATTTTTATCGTTCGTGTATCTGATGGTACGGGGGTGCTCAGCTGCTGCTTTTTCAACTATTCTCCTAAAGCAACTTCTAAGTTTAAATGGAACGAACTGATTAAAGTTGAGGGTCAAGTCTCTTTATTTGGACAAGGTCTTCAATTTGTGAACCCAAGAGTTAGTTTTTCTACAACTGATGAGTCCAAATTTTTGCCTATTTACCCACTTACACAAGGAATGACTCACACATATATAAGGAAAATAGTAAAGGAGGCACTGATTAACAATGTGTATATACCCGAGACGCTTCCATCTTATATTCTTGAGCAACATAACTTCCTATCAAGAGAATCTACTATCCGTAACTTGCATTTTCCAGCTGAACTTGGACTTGCTAAATCTGCACACGAAAGATTAAAATTTGAAGAACTATTCTGGCTTCAAATTTTGCTTGCACTGCGTAAAAAACGGCTGCAAACCAATGGAATAAAATTTAAAAAAGGGAGTGTACTTGCTAGGAAATTTTTTGACCTATTGACTACTGAAAATCCTAATTTTAAACTTACCAATGCACAGCGTCGAGTATGCTGGGAGATACTTAGTGATGATATGGAGAGTAGTTATCGGATGAACCGTCTACTTCAAGGTGATGTAGGGTCTGGTAAGACAATCATTGCTATTCTTGCAATGTTAAAGGCAGTTGAATCTGGCTATCAAGCTGTCCTTATGGCACCAACTGAGATACTTGCTGAGCAGCACTATTTTTGCCTTAAAGAGTACTTGCCAAAAATTGGCGTTAATATTAGACTATTAATTGGTAGTCAGTCACAGATTGATAAGAGGAAGTTGCAAGAAGAGCTTAAGAATGGTGAAGCCCAGGTAATTGTAGGCACACATGCTTTGATTG from the bacterium genome contains:
- the recG gene encoding ATP-dependent DNA helicase RecG, coding for MKYSVDTPVQYLKGVGPRMAILFKKLGIEKTEDLLTLIPRGYVRKSFIKDLRLGEDACVLGRIIETGNRITSKGKIFIVRVSDGTGVLSCCFFNYSPKATSKFKWNELIKVEGQVSLFGQGLQFVNPRVSFSTTDESKFLPIYPLTQGMTHTYIRKIVKEALINNVYIPETLPSYILEQHNFLSRESTIRNLHFPAELGLAKSAHERLKFEELFWLQILLALRKKRLQTNGIKFKKGSVLARKFFDLLTTENPNFKLTNAQRRVCWEILSDDMESSYRMNRLLQGDVGSGKTIIAILAMLKAVESGYQAVLMAPTEILAEQHYFCLKEYLPKIGVNIRLLIGSQSQIDKRKLQEELKNGEAQVIVGTHALIEEPIKFKKLGFVVIDEQHKFGVMQRTKLIKKGKSPDVLVMTATPIPRSLSLTIYGDLDISVIDELPPGRKPIITRWVTDDKIDEVWSFIKQELNKGRQCYIVYPIIDESEKLDLKAAQECYEKLKVSVFKHYEIGLLHGRLKSEEKERVMSDFRAGKLSVLVATPVIEVGIDIPNATCMVIEHAERFGIAQLHQLRGRIGRGAEQSYCIIVSPRGISDTAKERLKTIEFENDGFKLAEKDLELRGPGEFLGIQQHGLPEIRFANSIYNTQLLLQTRELAFKIIKEDPELQSPENRVLAETIRRSYQDKLKFLEAG